The Anopheles cruzii unplaced genomic scaffold, idAnoCruzAS_RS32_06 scaffold01308_ctg1, whole genome shotgun sequence region AACCTATCTCGTGGACGTTCTGCCTTCGATATGGAAGTACTACAAAACACCGACCTTCAAGAAGCTAATGGACACTTTCGATGAATTTACAAAGTAAGTGTAGGTTAAACTCTGTCTTCAAGAGCCGCTAAAGGTTATTTCGGTCCGTTCAAGTATCATCATGATCAAGGTTGAGCAGGCAGTGCAACGATTCGAGAAGCACCCGACGTCCGAAGCGAACCAGAGCGTCCTGGAAAAGCTACTGAAGATCGACAAGCATGTAGCCGTGATTATGGCTTTGGACATGCTGATGGCCGGGATTGACACGACATCCTCTGGTTCAGTGGGTATAATGTACTGTCTGGCAAAGAACCCCGATAAGCAGGCAAAACTTCGCGAGGAACTTCGCACGGTGCTGCCGACCAAGGATTCACCACTGACGGCCGAAAATATGCGCAACTTGCCGTACCTGAGGGCGTGCATCAAGGAGGGCTTGCGATTGTATCCACCGGTTGCGGGAAACTTTCGTGCCGCGGGACGGAACATTGTCCTGCAGGGCTACCGTATTCCGAAGGATGTAAGCATTTTTTTGGACCTATTATATTCCTACCAATTTTGAATACTTTTTCGGGAACTGTTCCCTAAAAACTAGACGGACGTAGCGATGGGAGCGTTGGTCTTGCAGCATGATGACCGATTCTTCACTCGGGCCAAGGACTACCTACCGGAGCGGTGGCTCAGCGAACGGGAAGCGAGCATCCCGAGCGCTAAGGATACGAATCCGTTCATCTTCCtgccgttcggtttcggttcgagAAGCTGCATCGGGAAGCGGCTGGCCATGATGGAGATGGAGATCATCACCGCGCGGCTTATTCGCAAGTACGAGGTCCGGTGGAACTACGAAGACTTTAAGATCCGGGCCACGTTGGTCAACATCCCGGCGAACCCGCTGCGCTTCGAGCTGAAGGAGGTGGACGCGTAAGGGGACACTCCCTTTCGACcgtaattttaattttacgacAAGTGACTGCTTTTTATCTCAACTaagaaataaacattttacacAGTGACACATTTGGCTATCAGTTTGGGTATTGTTGTGGGAATGGAGATGCTGAGTGATTACACTGAAGCGTGACCTAGCTTCTTTCAACCGTGTCGATAAGCTTTATAAGATAGCCAGATGTCGTCTCCCGAtggtcaaaaaaaaaatcaatgttCCAGTCCGCTGCAGAGGTCGAATCAATTACTTCGTTTACGGTTGTCTGGTGGTTGGACAAATTCCTGTTTATTTTTGGCTGACACTGTTTACGAaccaaacaataaacaatccccatcgtcgtcggccacaaACTAACATTTGTAAAGGATTCACACTTGCAAAGCGGGTCCTCAAATACAGTGTCCGAATTGGTCTTTATCGTGAGTGTGACTTGAGTGTATTTCAAAACAAAGTCAAACACTCGCGTGGCTTAGAACTAACACACTGTCCGCCAGGCACACATCCATCTAACTCATCAGTAATGTGTGAGTCTCGGCAAATTATGATCATTGAACATAATGGGTAGATTGGGGGACTGTCGGCCACCGGCTAGTAGTCGCGCTTGACCGCTAATCTGTGAAAGATCGGGCCAGAGCGTTACGCGCTGTTTCTAAATTTAACTGCACGGCAGTAACTAACGGTTCTTGCAAACAACTTCGCAATGGCACTCCGTTATGTTGCCGGACGTTCGTGTGTAGACACAATCCGGATTGTGTCGAAACAGTGTCCAAAACGGTGCCTCAGTGCGCAACCCGCTA contains the following coding sequences:
- the LOC128276474 gene encoding cytochrome P450 CYP12A2-like translates to MIWISRYTDLSLVDLHSRMRDDFGPILRMPGILGRNDIVLSFNPDDYEKVFRTEGAWPIRRGLDSMAYYRQKVRPEVFGAMGGLLTEQGESWQKMRTIVNPVMMQPKTIKLYIDQVDEVAREFLEIVAKLRDAKQELPADFDQWLNRWALETMGVLALDARLGVLQTEQTEEAKKILALVRNVFDLTYLVDVLPSIWKYYKTPTFKKLMDTFDEFTNIIMIKVEQAVQRFEKHPTSEANQSVLEKLLKIDKHVAVIMALDMLMAGIDTTSSGSVGIMYCLAKNPDKQAKLREELRTVLPTKDSPLTAENMRNLPYLRACIKEGLRLYPPVAGNFRAAGRNIVLQGYRIPKDTDVAMGALVLQHDDRFFTRAKDYLPERWLSEREASIPSAKDTNPFIFLPFGFGSRSCIGKRLAMMEMEIITARLIRKYEVRWNYEDFKIRATLVNIPANPLRFELKEVDA